GGCGAGCTGGGCGAAGTGGCGATCATGAGCCTGGCCGACGCGCTGGACACGTACATCCCGACGCCGGAGCGCGCAATTGACGGTGCGTTCCTGATGCCGGTGGAAGACGTGTTCTCGATCTCGGGTCGTGGCACGGTGGTGACGGGTCGTATCGAGCGCGGCGTGGTGAAGGTCGGCGAAGAAATCGAGATCATCGGGATCAAGCCGACGGTGAAGACGACGTGCACGGGCGTGGAAATGTTCCGCAAGCTGCTCGACCAGGGTCAGGCAGGCGACAACGTCGGTATCCTGCTGCGCGGCACGAAGCGTGAAGATGTGGAGCGTGGCCAGGTGCTGGCCAAGCCGGGTTCGATCACGCCGCACACGCACTTCACGGCTGAAGTGTACGTGCTGAGCAAGGACGAAGGCGGCCGTCATACGCCGTTCTTCAACAACTACCGTCCGCAGTTCTACTTCCGCACGACGGACGTGACGGGCTCGATCGAGCTGCCGAAGGACAAGGAAATGGTGATGCCGGGCGACAACGTGTCGATCACGGTGA
This sequence is a window from Paraburkholderia flava. Protein-coding genes within it:
- the tuf gene encoding elongation factor Tu, whose translation is AQMDGAILVCSAADGPMPQTREHILLARQVGVPYIIVFLNKCDMVDDAELLELVEMEVRELLSKYDFPGDDTPIVKGSAKLALEGDKGELGEVAIMSLADALDTYIPTPERAIDGAFLMPVEDVFSISGRGTVVTGRIERGVVKVGEEIEIIGIKPTVKTTCTGVEMFRKLLDQGQAGDNVGILLRGTKREDVERGQVLAKPGSITPHTHFTAEVYVLSKDEGGRHTPFFNNYRPQFYFRTTDVTGSIELPKDKEMVMPGDNVSITVKLIAPIAMEEGLRFAIREGGRTVGAGVVAKIIE